In one Simkaniaceae bacterium genomic region, the following are encoded:
- a CDS encoding YvcK family protein, giving the protein MKKVVVIGGGTGNFTVLRGLKKYHLDISAIVSMADDGGSTGILRDDLGVLPPGDVRQCLVALSNSSRLMRSLMNYRFENGGLGGHSFGNLFLSALEKVTGSFEKAVEEMGRILYIKGKVIPVTTHQVRLKMILKNREVLDGEKAIYLSQDIDKGYSSIYLEPYPKANPHAIAEIINADLVIIGPGGLHTSIIPNLLVNGISDAIRSSHAKKVFVVNLMNRLGQTTHFKVSDYVNEVVRYLGEDCLDYILVNDQLPPESLIKVYAEEGELVQSDIKNDRVINAPLLGKLFEPTKNDLLKRNLIRHDSRKLAQELIKIVDHL; this is encoded by the coding sequence ATGAAGAAGGTCGTCGTCATTGGTGGAGGAACGGGTAATTTTACTGTTCTACGAGGGCTCAAAAAATATCACCTCGATATCAGCGCTATTGTTTCAATGGCCGATGATGGGGGGAGTACCGGAATTTTGCGCGATGATCTTGGTGTTTTACCACCCGGGGATGTAAGGCAGTGTTTAGTGGCCCTTTCTAACTCATCCCGGCTCATGCGATCTTTGATGAACTATCGATTTGAAAATGGGGGCTTAGGTGGACATAGTTTTGGAAACTTGTTCTTGTCAGCTCTTGAAAAGGTTACCGGAAGCTTTGAAAAAGCCGTTGAGGAGATGGGGCGGATTCTCTATATCAAAGGTAAAGTCATTCCCGTGACAACGCATCAGGTGCGCCTCAAAATGATTTTGAAAAATCGTGAGGTCTTAGATGGAGAAAAAGCAATTTATCTCTCTCAGGATATCGATAAAGGTTATTCCAGTATTTACTTAGAGCCGTATCCCAAAGCAAATCCTCATGCTATTGCAGAGATTATAAATGCAGATCTTGTTATCATTGGTCCCGGTGGGCTGCATACTTCTATTATTCCTAATTTACTCGTCAACGGCATTAGCGATGCGATTCGATCCTCTCATGCAAAAAAGGTGTTTGTCGTTAATTTAATGAATCGCCTAGGGCAAACAACGCATTTTAAAGTCAGTGATTATGTCAATGAAGTTGTTCGTTATCTAGGTGAGGATTGTCTTGACTACATTTTAGTGAATGATCAACTCCCACCCGAATCCCTGATTAAAGTTTATGCCGAAGAGGGGGAGCTTGTTCAAAGTGACATTAAAAATGACCGTGTCATTAATGCCCCATTACTAGGTAAGCTATTTGAGCCTACAAAAAATGATCTGCTAAAACGCAACTTAATTCGTCACGACTCAAGAAAACTAGCACAAGAGTTAATAAAAATTGTTGATCATCTTTGA
- a CDS encoding HAD family hydrolase — translation MLIIFDLDDTLIKTSEAIVPFKLQKGMLKLFPSDHEFTHQLMRMDMMSSSSAAALEEFSEINELEPAHYLSIHSDLNDSDLEDLDVESYATTQESLKILADSHYVCLISRGDEVFQREKLERSGIDPLLFSEIIFCQNTKQEHYQSLAKKFSTHLEDVIVCGDRVGLDLTPAKELGFTTVQMRRGRGKMSFDYFSDVDYKIIHLVELFDIIEEVKRKNFLRKL, via the coding sequence TTGTTGATCATCTTTGATTTAGACGACACTTTGATTAAGACGTCTGAGGCAATTGTCCCTTTTAAGCTTCAAAAGGGAATGCTAAAGCTTTTTCCTTCCGATCATGAATTCACACATCAATTGATGCGTATGGATATGATGTCCTCTTCCAGTGCAGCGGCGTTGGAAGAATTTTCGGAGATTAACGAGCTGGAGCCTGCCCATTATCTCTCAATTCATTCGGATTTAAATGACTCGGATCTAGAAGATCTTGATGTTGAAAGTTATGCGACAACACAGGAAAGTTTAAAAATTCTTGCCGACTCGCATTATGTATGTCTTATTTCTCGAGGGGATGAAGTCTTTCAAAGAGAAAAGCTAGAGCGAAGCGGAATCGATCCCCTGCTATTTTCTGAAATTATTTTTTGTCAAAACACGAAGCAAGAGCACTATCAATCGCTCGCTAAAAAATTTTCCACTCATTTAGAAGACGTGATTGTTTGTGGCGATCGGGTCGGTCTCGATCTGACTCCGGCTAAGGAGTTAGGGTTTACCACGGTTCAAATGAGACGGGGGAGAGGAAAGATGTCCTTTGACTATTTTTCAGATGTTGACTATAAAATTATACATTTAGTCGAACTTTTTGA